One Pygocentrus nattereri isolate fPygNat1 chromosome 12, fPygNat1.pri, whole genome shotgun sequence DNA window includes the following coding sequences:
- the mnx2b gene encoding motor neuron and pancreas homeobox 2b, whose translation MDSKSKSFRIDALLADEAHRTHRAHRGHRAPSPCPSADSPVGSPVSCPSPRAIHLQPGVVPKPGLLGLTHPALSSLPQGSVPAVYPPHLYPVSVLGTQCSPLGYTTFAHPEQLKAAAALEGWIRAGVMLPRLPDYTAAPQSGLMGKCRRPRTAFTSQQLLELENQFKLNKYLSRPKRFEVATSLMLTETQVKIWFQNRRMKWKRSRKAKEQAAQVEAERQRAGGKKAKENSAGEVQGAVPQECEGLREVEDVDEEEEEEEEDEVEQQEFMSSSDFLQHDSEVGYHNHSQYSDDDMEEMGAGDRKIGAGF comes from the exons ATGGATTCAAAGTCCAAGAGCTTCAGGATCGATGCCCTGCTGGCTGACGAGGCTCACCGGACCCACCGAGCCCACCGAGGTCACCGGGCTCCATCTCCATgccccagcgctgacagtcctGTGGGCAGCCCGGTGTCCTGCCCGTCTCCCCGTGCTATCCACTTGCAGCCTGGGGTTGTCCCCAAGCCGGGCCTACTGGGCCTGACCCACCCGGCCCTCTCGTCTCTGCCCCAGGGGTCTGTCCCGGCCGTCTACCCCCCACATCTGTACCCTGTTTCAGTTTTAGGGACCCAGTGCTCACCCTTGGGGTACACCACTTTCGCCCACCCGGAGCAGCTGAAGGCAGCGGCGGCACTGGAGGGATGGATCAGGGCTGGAGTCATGCTCCCACGCCTGCCTGACTACACCG CTGCTCCTCAGTCAGGGCTGATGGGTAAATGTCGGCGGCCACGCACGGCCTTCACCAGCCAGCAGCTGCTTGAACTGGAGAACCAGTTTAAACTCAACAAGTACCTGTCCCGACCCAAACGCTTCGAAGTGGCCACCTCCCTGATGCTGACTGAGACACAG GTGAAGATCTGGTTCCAGAACCGCAGGATGAAGTGGAAGCGCAGCCGAAAGGCCAAGGAGCAAGCCGCCCAGGTAGAGGCTGAGCGCCAGCGGGCTGGAGGCAAAAAGGCCAAAGAGAACTCAGCTGGGGAGGTCCAGGGAGCGGTGCCTCAGGAATGTGAGGGACTCAGGGAAGTAGAAGATGTGgacgaggaagaggaggaggaggaggaagatgaggTGGAACAGCAGGAGTTCATGAGCAGTTCGGATTTTCTCCAGCACGACTCAGAGGTGGGATATCACAATCATAGCCAGTACTCCGATGATGACATGGAGGAGATGGGGGCGGGGGACAGGAAGATTGGGGCAGGGTTTTGA